From Heteronotia binoei isolate CCM8104 ecotype False Entrance Well chromosome 3, APGP_CSIRO_Hbin_v1, whole genome shotgun sequence, a single genomic window includes:
- the CDK8 gene encoding cyclin-dependent kinase 8 isoform X3: MGFARLFNSPLKPLADLDPVVVTFWYRAPELLLGARHYTKAIDIWAIGCIFAELLTSEPIFHCRQEDIKTSNPYHHDQLDRIFNVMGFPADKDWEDIKKMPEHSTLMKDFRRNTYTNCSLIKYMEKHKVKPDSKAFHLLQKLLTMDPIKRITSEQAMQDPYFLEDPLPTSDVFAGCQIPYPKREFLTEEEPEDKGDKKNQQQQQGNNHTNGTGHPGNQDNSHTQGPPLKKVRVVPPTTTSGGLIMTSDYQRSNPHAAYPNPGPSTSQPQSSMGYSTTSQQPPQYSHQTHRY; this comes from the exons ATGGGCTTTGCCCGGCTATTTAATTCACCTTTGAAGCCTTTAGCCGATCTGGATCCAGTAGTTGTAACATTCTGGTATCGAGCTCCAGAGTTGCTGCTTGGAGCAAGACATTATACCAAAGCTATTG ATATTTGGGCTATAGGGTGTATATTTGCAGAACTACTAACGTCAGAGCCAATCTTCCACTGCCGACAAGAGGATATAAAAACTAGTAATCCGTATCACCATGACCAACTGGACAGAATATTCAATGTAATGGGATTTCCTGCAG ATAAAGATTGGGAAGATATTAAAAAGATGCCTGAACATTCAACATTAATGAAAGACTTTAGAAGAAATAC GTATACCAACTGCAGCCTTATCAAATATATGGAAAAACATAAAGTTAAACCGGATAGCAAAGCATTCCACTTG CTACAGAAATTGCTTACTATGGACCCAATAAAGAGAATTACCTCAGAACAGGCTATGCAGGATCCTTATTTCTTAGAAGATCCACTTCCAACATCTGA TGTGTTTGCAGGTTGTCAGATCCCATACCCAAAACGAGAATTTTTAACTGAAGAAGAACCGGAAGACAAAGGAGATAAA AagaaccagcagcagcagcagggcaatAACCATACAAATGGAACTGGTCACCCAGGGAACCAAGACAACAGTCATACACAAGGGCCTCCCTTGAAAAAAGTGAGAGTTGTTCCTCCTACCACTACCTCAGGTGGACTTATTATGACCTCAGACTATCAG CGTTCCAATCCCCATGCTGCCTATCCAAATCCTGGACCAAGCACATCGCAGCCACAGAGCAGCATGGGATATTCAACTACCTCCCAGCAGCCTCCACAGTACTCTCACCAGACGCACCGGTACTGA